From the genome of Aspergillus fumigatus Af293 chromosome 1, whole genome shotgun sequence, one region includes:
- a CDS encoding putative tetracycline transporter, with product MALAADQRKRILQVLMISLLLDLISFTFILPLFPSLLTFYRSQDPSPTSLLNQVFHYLNAYKNSFAKPIDSRYDIVLLGGALGSLFSLLQAIAAPFIGRLSDRYGRRTALLCSMVGNTLSVALWVAATDFRTFLASRIVGGLSEGNVQLAHAIATDISDESKRGSTMALVGACFSIAFTCGPALGAALSNITTVAANPFATAAGVSLVLIVTETLYLYRCLPETHPRLTKLSLGPHRAEDTASPTQKNGKQADASNPDSTMPRKRTNNPALLNLLHFLFLLPFSGLEFSLPFLTATFYAGSTASPSALNGRLLSLMGLIASLLQGTVVRRLPPLMTLRAGVVACTISFFLLARVSSLVGLYSAGALLAVTSATVVTGLNSLGSLEAREGERGLVLGRLRSWGQVGRAAGPLLFCSLFWWVGREIAYTTGGFAMLAVCVGVFTMLRSPPIESVAMAGKVKA from the exons ATGGCGCTGGCTGCGGATCAGCGTAAGAGGATACTACAAGTGTTGATGATATCTCTCCTTCTAGACCTG ATCTCCTTTACATTCATCCTTCCACTCTTTCCATCTCTGCTTACGTTCTATCGTTCTCAAGACCCCTCTCCCACCTCTCTCCTAAACCAGGTCTTCCACTATCTCAACGCGTATAAGAATTCATTCGCAAAGCCGATCGACTCGCGATATGATATAGTGCTCCTTGGAGGAGCGCTAGGATcgctcttttctcttctacaAGCCATTGCTGCCCCTTTCATCGGCCGACTATCCGACAGATATGGACGACGGACGGCACTGCTCTGCTCCATGGTCGGGAACACTCTGAGTGTCGCACTATGGGTCGCCGCGACGGATTTTCGTACCTTCTTGGCCAGCCGAATTGTTGGTGGTCTAAGCGAGGGCAATGTGCAGCTGGCGCATGCAATTGCTACGGATATCAGTGACGAAAGTAAACGGGGCTCGACCATGGCGCTGGTGGGTGCCTGCTTTAGCATTGCGTTCACCTGCGGGCCGGCTCTTGGAGCCGCCTTGTCGAATATCACCACAGTGGCCGCAAATCCGTTCGCGACCGCTGCAGGGGTCTCGCTTGTCCTTATTGTCACCGAGACACTGTACCTGTATCGCTGTCTGCCGGAAACACACCCCCGATTGACTAAGCTCAGTCTTGGTCCTCACAGAGCTGAGGACACCGCCTCCCCAACGCAAAAGAATGGCAAGCAAGCTGACGCCTCGAACCCCGACTCGACCATGCCTCGCAAACGCACGAATAATCCCGCACTCCTCAACCTGCTtcactttctcttccttcttcctttctccgGGCTGGAAttctctcttcccttccttaCCGCAACTTTTTACGCGGGAAGCACTGCATCTCCATCCGCCCTGAACGGTCGTCTTCTTTCCTTGATGGGACTCATCGCCTCTTTGCTCCAAGGGACCGTCGTGCGACGTCTACCACCACTCATGACCCTTCGCGCCGGGGTGGTAGCTTGCACcatctctttcttcctcctggctcGAGTCTCTTCGCTCGTCGGGCTCTACTCGGCCGGTGCTCTGTTGGCTGTGACCAGTGCTACGGTTGTGACCGGCCTGAATAGTCTCGGTAGCCTTGAAGCGCGGGAAGGAGAGCGCGGCCTTGTGCTGGGTCGACTGCGAAGCTGGGGCCAGGTAGGCCGAGCTGCGGGCCCCCTGCTCTTCTGCTCGCTTTTCTGGTGGGTCGGACGCGAAATTGCCTACACCACTGGTGGGTTCGCAATGTTGGCGGTCTGTGTGGGCGTGTTTACGATGTTGAGGTCGCCTCCTATCGAATCTGTGGCGATGGCCGGCAAGGTGAAGGCCTAG
- a CDS encoding SPX domain protein encodes MRFGKTLKNSIYPPWGGKYIDYHKLKVLLKEHDVTEDASDSEESPWTEQDEEAFVQELINVQLDKVHSFQVETSQQLKERTSACESRLLPLAPNAGQETTTTTTVDDKEKKSIASEVLQELDQIAKEVSELQKYSRINFTGFLKAAKKHDRKRGARYRVRPLLQVRLSQLPFNSEDYSPLVHRISVMYSFVRQILSEGAVESKDASEPRSGQDAYSSYKFWVHEDNILEVKTYILRRLPVLIYNPKSSRDFESLPEDPTITSLYFDNPQFDLYNQKVAKAPEAGSLRLRWTGDLKDTPAIFLEKKIVTSDDYSKEVKVQLKKKHVQEFLEGKYTFEKQLHRMEGLNNGESAEAETLKKDVEELQSFIKENNLQPMLRANYTRTAFQIPGDDRIRISLDTNLALIREDALDEERPCRDPTDWHRRDIDDSGMQYPFDGIRTGEVNRFPHALLEIKLRGSAHHIEWVNELMVSHLVKEAPRFSKFVHGVAQLFEDHVNSFPFWLSELENDIRRDPETAFREEQERLAKRAEDDMAVGSFLGNRASPTVRPMVGSPVTMFSELGSSARARQPSQPGPQPSRPTIQEGEGRTFPEESAPGETQPITSSRLAALFPSFPISRSSRSHRQSVVLPPGVREPLTWIKDSGPVRVESKVYLANQRTFIKWLHISILLSSLSLGLYNAAGKHNDIARALSIVYTFFALFAAAWGWYMYEKRSRLIRQRSGRDLDNTFGPIVVCIGLAIALVLNFAFKYSATMKRIREQQPGVDTPPMFNVSFTPVEHPDTWRLVNQGGQGM; translated from the exons ATGCGTTTTGGCAAGACGCTGAAGAACTCGATTTACCCCCCCTGGGGTGGGAAGTACATCGACTATCACAAATTGAAGGTTCTCTTGAAAGAACATGATGTCACTGAAGACGCAAGTGACTCAGAAGAGTCTCCCTGGACAGAACAGGACGAGGAAGCCTTTGTCCAGGAACTGATCAATGTGCAGCTTGACAAGGTCCATTCTTTCCAGGTTGAGACATCTCAGCAGCTGAAAGAGCGTACGTCTGCCTGTGAGAGCAGGTTACTGCCATTGGCACCCAATGCGGGTCAGGagaccaccaccaccaccaccgtggacgacaaggaaaaaaagagcaTTGCGTCTGAAGTTCTTCAAGAGTTGGACCAAATTGCCAAAGAAGTTAGCGAGCTCCAGAAGTACAGTCGCATCAATTTCACTGGTTTCCTAAAGGCTGCCAAGAAGCATGACCGCAAGCGTGGTGCACGATACCGTGTACGGCCGCTGCTGCAAGTACGTTTATCGCAGCTCCCTTTCAACAGCGAGGACTATTCGCCTCTAGTTCATCGGATATCGGTAATGTATTCCTTTGTGCGACAGATCCTGAGTGAGGGTGCTGTCGAATCCAAGGATGCCAGCGAGCCCCGTTCTGGCCAGGATGCGTACTCATCGTACAAGTTCTGGGTCCATGAAGATAACATCCTGGAGGTCAAAACTTACATTCTTCGCCGATTGCCTGTGCTCATTTACAACCCCAAATCCTCGAGGGATTTTGAGTCGCTTCCTGAGGACCCCACAATTACATCTTTGTATTTCGACAACCCCCAGTTCGACCTCTACAATCAGAAAGTAGCTAAAGCCCCCGAAGCCGGGTCGCTCAGACTTCGGTGGACCGGGGATCTCAAGGACACGCCCGCCAttttcctggagaagaagattgtgACCAGTGATGACTATAGCAAAGAGGTGAAAGTGCAGCTTAAGAAGAAGCATGTGCAGGAATTCCTTGAGGGCAAATATACGTTCGAGAAACAGCTGCATCGAATGGAAGGTTTGAATAACGGCGAATCAGCAGAGGCGGAGACGCTCAAAAAggatgttgaggagctgcagtcattcatcaaggagaacaaCCTACAGCCCATGCTTCGGGCCAATTACACCCGCACTGCATTCCAAATACCCGGGGATGATCGCATTCGGATTTCCCTCGACACTAACCTTGCGCTCATTAGGGAAGACGCGCTAGACGAAGAACGCCCGTGTCGTGACCCGACCGATTGGCATCGGAGGGATATCGACGATAGCGGAATGCAGTACCCCTTCGACGGCATCAGAACCGGCGAGGTCAACCGGTTCCCGCACGCTTTGCTGGAGATCAAGCTGCGGGGCAGCGCACATCATATCGAGTGGGTCAACGAGCTCATGGTCTCCCACCTGGTCAAGGAGGCACCGCGTTTCTCGAAGTTCGTTCACGGTGTCGCTCAGCTGTTTGAGGACCATGTCAATAGCTTCCCCTTCTGGTTGAGCGAACTGGAGAATGACATTCGACGCGATCCCGAAACAGCGTTTCGAGAAGAACAGGAACGGCTTGCAAAGCGTGCCGAGGATGATATGGCCGTCGGAAGCTTCCTGGGCAACCGAGCAAGTCCTACCGTGCGCCCAATGGTTGGATCCCCGGTTACCATGTTCTCGGAACTGGGCTCCTCAGCGCGGGCAAGACAGCCATCGCAGCCTGGGCCACAGCCGAGTAGGCCTACCATacaggaaggagaaggccgcaCATTTCCCGAGGAGAGTGCTCCGGGAGAAACGCAGCCGATAACGTCATCCCGCTTGGCCGCACTCTTCCCGTCTTTCCCCATCTCGCGATCTAGCCGCTCGCATCGACAGTCGGTTGTCCTGCCACCCGGTGTGCGTGAACCCCTCACCTGGATCAAGGATTCGGGCCCTGTCCGTGTGGAGAGCAAGGTATATCTTGCCAACCAACGAACCTTTATCAAGTGGCTGCACATCAGCATCctgctttcttctctgtctctcggTTTGTACAATGCTGCGGGCAAACACAACGATATTGCTCGCGCCTTGTCCATTGTCTACACTTTTTTCGCCTTGTTCGCCGCCGCTTGGGGATGGTACATGTATGAAAAGCGGTCCCGGCTCATCCGGCAGCGGAGCGGACGTGATCTGGACAACACATTTGGGCCTATTGTCGTGTGCATTGGTCTGGCGATTGCCTTGGTGCTGAATTTCGCCTTCAAG TATTCGGCTACTATGAAGAGGATCAGGGAGCAGCAGCCCGGCGT
- a CDS encoding NUDIX hydrolase, giving the protein MEPMNPEPNQEPPSLSKSLHTALTDLHRRPYPHVPNPPSCKKRASVALVLRVRPAYDHWPDSTSLPAEQGQTISTEQRLETFFSQPWVQHGSPEVLFIKRASRVGDRWTGHVAFPGGKRDLEDTDDRAVAIRETSEEVGLDLTTDDYIYIGNLPERVVTTSWGSVPLMVLCPFVFLSTRSDSPILKLQPAEYVDMSQRFANRGGLIARLLCRSLMGWMEFAAIQLQPSESLNCTTTPNLDTITNQSSLSIFQRWKTCFSTAASVGSTRPLHLWGLSLGILADFLDMLPPHTAVRLWKYPTFTSLDLRFIISLLTYRLRKRNILHVRSGARGDMSNTAVDSQTVALPVLQEVNTQHDYNDVGIGGLGVGRYYGASDNASDRSTYAVGIMLRGYYEKLRVAIYVFLAWRIALGSVAAVYAWKFLRDRRIQQVDYHRFQAHLELNQMASRPWNVLFCTM; this is encoded by the exons ATGGAGCCCATGAACCCCGAGCCAAATCAAGAACCACCATCGCTGTCCAAATCCCTCCACACCGCATTGACtgatcttcatcgtcgtccaTATCCACATGTTCCTAACCCTCCATCGTGCAAGAAACGTGCTTCAGTAGCTCTGGTCCTCCGGGTGCGACCAGCATATGATCACTGGCCTGATTCGACTTCTCTGCCCGCTGAGCAAGGTCAAACCATTTCCACTGAACAACGCTTGGAGACATTCTTCTCTCAACCCTGGGTTCAGCATGGATCACCAGAGGTCCTGTTTATCAAACGGGCATCACGTGTGGGAGACCGCTGGACAGGACATGTTGCGTTCCCTGGAGGGAAGCGTGATCTAGAAGATACGGATGACCGAGCGGTTGCAATTAGAGAGACCTCGGAGGAGGTAGGATTGGATTTGACGACGGATGACTATATTTACATTGGAAATTTGCCAGAGCGGGTAGTAACAACCAGTTGGGGCTCAGTACC GTTGATGGTCCTCTGTCCTTTCGTCTTTTTGTCAACTCGGAGCGATTCGCCAATTCTCAAATTGCAACCAGCAGAG TATGTCGACATGTCTCAACGGTTCGCAAATCGAGGCGGGCTTATTGCTCGCCTTCTATGTCGGTCCCTGATGGGGTGGATGGAGTTCGCTGCGATTCAGTTGCAACCAAGTGAAAGTCTAAATTGCACTACGACTCCGAACCTGGATACCATTACAAACCAGTCAAGCCTTTCAATCTTCCAAAGATGGAAAACGTGTTTCTCAACCGCCGCCTCCGTTGGCTCAACTCGACCCCTGCATCTGTGGGGGCTGTCCTTGGGAATTTTGGCCGACTTCCTTGATATGCTCCCGCCGCATACGGCTGTGCGGTTGTGGAAGTATCCTACTTTTACAAGCCTTGACTTGCGCTTCATAATTAGCCTTCTGACGTATCGTCTCCGAAAACGCAATATCCTCCATGTGAGATCGGGGGCTCGAGGCGACATGAGTAACACGGCCGTGGACAGCCAAACTGTGGCGTTGCCAGTACTTCAAGAAGTTAATACACAGCACGACTATAACGATGTTGGAATTGGAGGCTTGGGAGTGGGCAGATACTATGGAGCTTCAGATAACGCTTCCGACAGGAGCACATATGCTGTCGGCATCATGCTCAGAGGCTATTATGAGAAGCTGCGTGTTGCGATATATGTCTTCCTCGCATGGAGGATTGCCTTGGGATCTGTGGCAGCGGTCTACGCATGGAAATTCCTTCGAGATCGTCGAATTC AGCAAGTAGACTATCACCGCTTCCAAGCACATCTGGAATTGAACCAGATGGCGTCACGACCATGGAACGTACTGTTCTGTACCATGTAA